Proteins encoded together in one Gallus gallus isolate bGalGal1 chromosome 18, bGalGal1.mat.broiler.GRCg7b, whole genome shotgun sequence window:
- the MYH1D gene encoding myosin-1B: MATDADMAIFGEAAPYLRKSEKERIEAQNKPFDAKSSVFVVHAKESYVKSTIQSKESGKVTVKTEGGETLTVKEDQIFSMNPPKYDKIEDMAMMTHLHEPAVLYNLKERYAAWMIYTYSGLFCVTVNPYKWLPVYNPEVVLAYRGKKRQEAPPHIFSISDNAYQFMLTDRENQSILITGESGAGKTVNTKRVIQYFATIAASGDKKKEEQPAGKMQGTLEDQIISANPLLEAFGNAKTVRNDNSSRFGKFIRIHFGATGKLASADIETYLLEKSRVTFQLKAERSYHIFYQIMSNKKPELIEMLLITTNPYDYQYVSQGEITVPSINDQEELMATDSAIDILGFTPDEKTAIYKLTGAVMHYGNLKFKQKQREEQAEPDGTEVADKAAYLMGLNSADLLKALCYPRVKVGNEYVTKGQTVQQVYNSVGALAKSVFEKMFLWMVVRINQQLDTKQPRQYFIGVLDIAGFEIFDFNSLEQLCINFTNEKLQQFFNHHMFVLEQEEYKKEGIEWEFIDFGMDLAACIELIEKPMGIFSILEEECMFPKATDTSFKNKLYDQHLGKSNNFQKPKPGKGKAEAHFSLVHYAGTVDYNITGWLEKNKDPLNETVVGLYQKSSLKTLALLFASVGGAEAESGAGGKKGGKKKGSSFQTVSALFRENLNKLMSNLRSTHPHFVRCLIPNETKTPGAMEHELVLHQLRCNGVLEGIRICRKGFPSRILYADFKQRYKVLNASAIPEGQFIDSKKASEKLLGSIDVDHTQYKFGHTKVFFKAGLLGLLEEMRDEKLAQLITRTQARCRGFLMRVEFKKMMERRESIFCIQYNVRAFMNVKHWPWMKLFFKIKPLLKSAESEKEMANMKEEFEKTKEELAKSEAKRKELEEKMVSLLQEKNDLQLQVQAEADGLADAEERCDQLIKTKIQLEAKIKELTERAEDEEEMNAELTAKKRKLEDECSELKKDIDDLELTLAKVEKEKHATENKVKNLTEEMAALDENIAKLTKEKKALQEAHQQTLDDLQAEEDKVNTLTKAKTKLEQQVDDLEGSLEQEKKLRMDLERAKRKLEGDLKMTQESTMDLENDKQQLDEKLKKKDFEISQIQSKIEDEQALGMQLQKKIKELQARIEELEEEIEAERTSRAKAEKHRADLSRELEEISERLEEAGGATAAQIDMNKKREAEFQKMRRDLEEATLQHEATAAALRKKHADSTAELGEQIDNLQRVKQKLEKEKSELKMEIDDLASNMESVSKAKANLEKMCRSLEDQLSEIKTKEEEQQRTINDISAQKARLQTESGEYSRQVEEKDALISQLSRGKQAFTQQIEELKRHLEEEIKAKNALAHALQSARHDCDLLREQYEEEQEAKGELQRALSKANSEVAQWRTKYETDAIQRTEELEEAKKKLAQRLQDAEEHVEAVNSKCASLEKTKQRLQNEVEDLMIDVERSNAACAALDKKQKNFDKILSEWKQKYEETQAELEASQKESRSLSTELFKMKNAYEESLDHLETLKRENKNLQQEISDLTEQIAEGGKAIHELEKVKKQIEQEKSELQAALEEAEASLEHEEGKILRVQLELNQVKSDIDRKIAEKDEEIDQLKRNHLRVVDSMQSTLDAEIRSRNEALRLKKKMEGDLNEIEIQLSHANRQAAEAQKNLRNTQGVLKDTQIHLDDALRSQEDLKEQVAMVERRANLLQAEIEELRAALEQTERSRKVAEQELLDASERVQLLHTQNTSLINTKKKLESDISQIQSEMEDTIQEARNAEEKAKKAITDAAMMAEELKKEQDTSAHLERMKKNLDQTVKDLQHRLDEAEQLALKGGKKQIQKLEARVRELEGEVDAEQKRSAEAVKGVRKYERRVKELTYQSEEDRKNVLRLQDLVDKLQMKVKSYKRQAEEAEELSNVNLSKFRKIQHELEEAEERADIAESQVNKLRAKSREIGKKAESEE, translated from the exons ATGGCTACAGATGCTGATATGGCCATATTTGGGGAGGCAGCCCCTTACCTCCGAAAGTCAGAAAAGGAGAGGATTGAGGCCCAGAACAAGCCTTTTGATGCCAAGTCATCAGTCTTTGTGGTACATGCTAAAGAATCCTATGTGAAAAGTACAATCCAGAGTAAAGAATCGGGGAAGGTCACTGTCAAGACTGAAGGTGGTGAA ACTCTAACCGTGAAGGAAGATCAAATCTTCTCCATGAACCCTCCCAAGTACGATAAAATTGAGGACATGGCCATGATGACCCACCTCCACGAACCCGCTGTGCTGTACAACCTCAAAGAGCGTTATGCAGCCTGGATGATCTAT ACCTACTCGGGCCTCTTCTGTGTCACTGTCAACCCCTACAAGTGGCTGCCGGTGTACAACCCGGAGGTGGTGTTGGCCTACCGAGGCAAAAAGCGCCAGGAGGCCCCTCCACACATCTTCTCCATCTCTGACAACGCCTATCAGTTCATGCTGACTG ACCGCGAGAATCAGTCGATCCTGATCAC CGGAGAATCCGGTGCAGGGAAGACTGTGAACACGAAACGTGTCATCCAGTACTTTGCAACAATTGCAGCTAGTGGAGATAAGAAGAAGGAGGAGCAGCCAGCGGGCAAAATGCAG GGGACACTTGAGGATCAAATCATCAGTGCCAACCCCCTGCTGGAGGCCTTTGGAAATGCCAAGACTGTGAGGAATGACAACTCCTCACGCTTT ggTAAATTCATCAGAATCCACTTTGGGGCCACAGGAAAACTGGCTTCTGCTGACATTGAAACAT ATCTGCTGGAGAAGTCCAGGGTCACTTTCCAGCTCAAGGCTGAAAGAAGCTACCACATCTTTTATCAGATCATGTCCAACAAGAAGCCAGAGCTAATTG AGATGCTGCTGATCACCACCAACCCATACGACTATCAGTACGTGAGTCAAGGCGAGATCACAGTACCCAGCATTAATGACCAGGAGGAGCTGATGGCCACCGAC AGTGCCATTGACATCCTGGGCTTCACTCCTGATGAAAAAACAGCCATTTACAAGCTGACGGGGGCTGTCATGCACTATGGCAACCTGAAGTTCAAGCAGAAGCAGCGTGAAGAGCAGGCAGAGCCCGATGGCACAGAAG TTGCAGACAAGGCTGCCTACCTGATGGGTCTGAACTCAGCAGACCTGCTCAAGGCCTTGTGTTACCCCCGTGTCAAGGTTGGAAATGAGTATGTGACCAAGGGTCAAACCGTGCAGCAG gTATACAATTCAGTGGGTGCCCTAGCAAAATCTGTCTTTGAGAAGATGTTCCTGTGGATGGTTGTTCGCATCAACCAACAGCTGGATACCAAGCAGCCCAGGCAGTACTTCATTGGTGTCCTGGACATCGCTGGCTTTGAGATCTTTGAT TTCAACAGCCTGGAGCAGCTGTGCATCAACTTCACCAATGAGAAACTGCAACAGTTCTTCAACCACCACATGTTCGTTCTGGAGCAAGAGGAGTACAAGAAGGAAGGCATTGAATGGGAGTTCATTGATTTTGGGATGGACCTGGCTGCCTGCATTGAGCTCATTGAAAAG CCCATGGGCATCTTCTCCATCCTGGAAGAGGAGTGCATGTTCCCCAAGGCAACTGACACCTCTTTCAAGAACAAGCTCTATGACCAGCATCTGGGCAAGTCCAACAACTTCCAGAAGCCTAAACCTGGCAAAGGCAAGGCTGAGGCCCACTTCTCCCTGGTGCACTATGCTGGCACAGTGGACTACAACATCACCGGCTGGCTTGAGAAGAACAAGGACCCCCTGAATGAAACTGTTGTGGGGCTGTACCAGAAATCATCCCTGAAGACACTGGCCTTACTGTTTGCCTCTGTTGGTGGGGCAGAAGCAG agagTGGTGCCGGTGGCAAGAAGGGAGGCAAGAAGAAGGGGTCTTCTTTCCAGACTGTCTCAGCTCTTTTCCGG GAAAATTTAAACAAACTGATGAGCAACCTGCGAAGCACACATCCCCATTTTGTGCGATGCCTCATTcccaatgaaacaaaaacacctg GTGCCATGGAGCATGAACTGGTGCTGCACCAGTTGCGCTGTAACGGCGTGCTGGAAGGGATCAGGATTTGCAGGAAAGGATTCCCAAGCAGAATACTTTATGCAGACTTTAAACAGAG ATACAAGGTGCTTAATGCCAGTGCCATCCCTGAGGGACAGTTCATTGACAGCAAGAAAGCTTCTGAGAAACTCCTTGGGTCAATCGATGTGGACCACACCCAGTACAAATTTGGTCACACCAAG GTGTTCTTCAAAGCTGGGCTGCTGGGACTCCTGGAGGAGATGAGAGATGAGAAGCTGGCACAGCTCATCACTCGCACACAGGCCAGGTGCAGGGGCTTCCTGATGAGAGTGGAGTTCAAGAAAATGATGGAAAGAAG GGAATCTATCTTCTGTATCCAGTACAATGTTCGTGCATTCATGAATGTCAAGCACTGGCCCTGGATGAAGCTGTTCTTCAAGATCAAGCCCCTGCTGAAGAGTGCAGAATCTGAGAAGGAAATGGCCAACATGAAGGAAGAGTTTGAGAAGACCAAGGAAGAGCTTGCAAAGTCTGAGGCAAagaggaaggagctggaggagaaaatggtgtccctgctgcaagagaaaaatgatcTGCAACTCCAAGTGCAGGCT GAAGCAGATGGTTTGGCTGATGCTGAGGAAAGGTGTGACCAGCTCATCAAAACCAAAATCCAGCTGGAAGCCAAAATTAAGGAGCTTACAGAGAGAgcagaagatgaggaagagatGAATGCTGAGCTGACAGCCAAGAAGAGGAAACTGGAGGATGAATGTTCAGAGCTGAAGAAAGACATAGATGACCTGGAGTTAACATTGGCCAAGgttgagaaggaaaagcatgcCACTGAAAACAAG GTGAAAAACCTCACAGAGGAGATGGCAGCCTTGGACGAGAACATTGCCAAGctgacaaaagagaagaaagccctCCAAGAGGCCCATCAGCAGACACTGGATGACCTGCAGGCTGAAGAGGACAAAGTCAATACGCTGACCAAAGCTAAAACCAAGCTGGAGCAGCAAGTAGACGAT CTGGAAGGGTCCCTGGAGCAAGAGAAGAAGCTGCGCATGGACCTCGAGAGAGCTAAGAGGAAACTTGAAGGAGACCTGAAAATGACTCAGGAATCCACAATGGACTTGGAAAATGATAAACAGCAGCTGgatgagaaactgaagaa GAAAGACTTTGAAATCAGCCAGATCCAGAGCAAAATTGAGGATGAGCAAGCCCTGGGCATGCAGTTACAGAAGAAGATCAAGGAGCTGCAG GCCCGTATTGAGGAACTGGAGGAGGAAATCGAGGCAGAGCGAACCTCTCGggcaaaagcagagaagcacCGAGCTGACCTCTCCAGGGAGCTGGAGGAGATCAGTGAGCGCCTGGAGGAAGCAGGAGGGGCTACAGCAGCTCAGATTGATATGAACAAGAAGCGTGAGGCAGAATTTCAGAAGATGCGCCGTGACCTCGAAGAGGCCACGCTGCAGCACGAAGCCACGGCTGCTGCCCTGCGGAAGAAGCATGCGGACAGCACAGCGGAGCTTGGGGAGCAGATCGACAACCTGCAACGAGTCAagcagaagctggagaaggagaagagtgAGCTGAAGATGGAGATTGATGACTTGGCCAGCAACATGGAGTCTGTCTCCAAAGCCAAG GCAAATTTAGAGAAGATGTGTCGTTCCCTGGAAGATCAACTCAGTGAAATTAAGACAAAGGAAGAGGAGCAACAGCGCACCATTAATGACATCAGTGCACAGAAAGCTCGTCTACAAACAGAGTCAG GTGAATATTCACGCCAGGTGGAGGAGAAAGATGCTCTGATTTCTCAGCTGTCTAGAGGCAAGCAGGCATTCACCCAACAGATTGAGGAACTCAAGAGGCACTTAGAGGAGGAGATAAAG GCCAAGAATGCCCTGGCCCATGCCTTGCAGTCAGCCCGCCATGACTGTGACTTGCTCCGGGAACAATATGAGGAAGAGCAGGAAGCCAAGGGTGAGCTGCAGCGTGCCCTGTCCAAGGCCAACAGCGAAGTGGCCCAGTGGAGAACCAAATATGAGACGGATGCTATTCAGCgcacagaggagctggaggaggccAA GAAGAAGCTGGCACAGCGCCTGCAGGATGCCGAGGAACACGTCGAAGCCGTGAACTCCAAATGTGCTTCCCtggaaaagacaaagcagaggctgcagaatGAGGTGGAGGACCTGATGATTGACGTGGAGCGATCAAATGCTGCCTGCGCAGCTCTGgacaagaagcagaagaactTTGACAAG ATCCTGTCGGAGTGGAAGCAGAAGTACGAGGAAAcgcaggctgagctggaggcCTCCCAGAAGGAGTCTCgctccctcagcacagagctgtttaAGATGAAGAATGCCTATGAGGAATCCCTGGACCACCTGGAAACACTGAAGCGTGAGAACAAGAACTTGCAGC AGGAGATTTCTGACCTCACGGAGCAGAttgcagagggaggaaaggcTATTCATGAGCTGGAGAAAGTCAAGAAGCAGATTGAGCAGGAGAAATCTGAACTTCAGGCAGCTCTAGAGGAAGCTGAG GCCTCTCTAGAACATGAAGAGGGGAAGATCCTTCGTGTCCAGTTGGAACTCAACCAGGTCAAGTCTGACATTGACAGGAAAATAGCagagaaagatgaggaaatTGACCAGCTGAAGAGAAACCATCTCAGAGTTGTAGATTCCATGCAGAGCACCTTGGATGCGGAGATCAGGAGCAGAAATGAAGCTCTGCGGCTGAAGAAGAAGATGGAGGGAGACCTGAATGAAATAGAGATCCAGCTGAGCCATGCCAACCGCCaggctgcagaagcacagaagaACCTGAGAAACACACAAGGAGTGCTCAAG GATACCCAGATACACTTGGACGATGCTCTCAGGTCACAGGAGGACCTGAAGGAGCAGGTGGCCATGGTGGAGCGCAGAGCAAACCTGTTGCAGGCTGAGATTGAGGAGCTACGAGCAGCCCTGGAACAGACAGAGCGCTCGAGGAAAGTGGCTGAGCAGGAGCTTCTGGATGCAAGTGAACGTGTGCAGCTCCTCCATACCCAG AACACCAGCTTGATCAACACCAAGAAGAAGCTAGAATCAGACATTTCCCAAATTCAGAGTGAAATGGAGGATACCATCCAGGAAGCCCGCAATGCTGAGGAGAAGGCCAAGAAGGCCATCACTGAT gcagccatgatggcagaagagctgaagaaggaGCAGGACACCAGTGCCCACCTGGAGAGGATGAAGAAGAACCTGGACCAGACGGTGAAGGACCTGCAGCACCGCCTGGatgaggcagagcagctggccCTGAAGGGAGGCAAGAAGCAAATCCAGAAGCTGGAGGCCAGG GTGCGGGAGCTGGAAGGGGAGGTTGATGCTGAGCAGAAGCGCAGCGCTGAAGCCGTGAAGGGTGTGCGCAAGTACGAGAGGAGGGTGAAGGAGCTGACCTACCAG TCTGAAGAAGACCGGAAGAATGTTCTCAGGCTCCAGGACCTGGTGGACAAGCTGCAGATGAAGGTGAAATCCTACAAGAGGCAAGCTGAGGAGGCT gaGGAGCTGTCCAATGTCAACCTCTCCAAGTTCCGCAAGATCCAGCATGAGCTGGAGGAAGCCGAGGAGCGGGCTGACATTGCAGAGTCGCAAGTCAACAAGCTCCGAGCAAAGAGCCGTGAAATAGGCAAGAAGGCAGAAAGTGAAGAGTAG